The Longimicrobiaceae bacterium genome contains a region encoding:
- a CDS encoding nucleoside hydrolase-like domain-containing protein has translation MTRSPASCRSAALRLWLALAIVIPGACTPSASNQDEGSGDPATPPGASQAGALSELAIERPILVVLTDIGGDPDDMQSLRRLLLYANEFRIAGLIATASGIPGELDNAITQPHLIEEIVDDYAAVYANLRGHDERYPHPDSLRALIVSGSAQRGVPHLGEGRSTPGSERIIAVTDAASPADPVRVVIWGGVHDLAQALFDVRAARDSVAAATFLSKLRVYAIADQDAFSGEPGTGEWILENFPSLFYVETGPPGMDRFSALFRGMYQNDSRVGDGPALPLVDDSVAPLVLEDWVEENVRTGHGPLGAGYPVTAQNPGTPRNGRGVKEGDTPSWFYFLPNGLSDPEHPTYGGWGGRFQHRVGGRFVDAEDAHPSGTTDVAVRRKWTVARWRQAYQNDFAARMDRAVRPVDEVNHNPVGVIDADSSRRVIVRSVAPGGEVTLRAGGSYDPDGDPLDFRWWVYPDPSDYEGSVELVGAEEAEVVVRVPEDAAGSEVHVILEVADRGEPGLTGYRRVVLEVGEAEGRS, from the coding sequence ATGACCCGTTCACCCGCCTCATGTCGGTCCGCCGCGCTGCGCCTCTGGCTCGCTCTCGCGATCGTGATCCCGGGAGCGTGCACGCCCTCGGCCTCGAACCAGGACGAAGGCTCGGGTGATCCCGCCACACCTCCGGGCGCCTCGCAGGCCGGGGCGCTGTCCGAGCTGGCGATCGAGCGCCCCATCCTCGTCGTCCTGACAGACATCGGCGGGGATCCGGACGACATGCAGTCGCTGCGTCGCCTGCTGCTCTACGCCAACGAGTTCCGGATCGCGGGGCTGATCGCGACCGCCAGCGGCATCCCGGGGGAGCTCGATAATGCGATCACGCAGCCGCACCTCATCGAGGAGATCGTGGACGACTATGCCGCGGTCTACGCCAACTTGAGGGGCCACGACGAGCGCTACCCGCACCCCGACAGCTTACGGGCGCTGATCGTGAGTGGCAGCGCGCAACGGGGCGTGCCTCACCTGGGCGAGGGGCGGAGCACCCCCGGCTCCGAACGCATCATCGCGGTCACGGACGCGGCGTCCCCAGCCGATCCGGTGCGGGTCGTGATCTGGGGTGGAGTGCACGACCTGGCACAGGCGCTCTTCGACGTGCGCGCCGCCCGCGACTCCGTCGCGGCGGCGACGTTTCTCTCGAAGCTGCGCGTCTACGCCATCGCGGATCAGGACGCCTTCTCGGGCGAGCCGGGTACGGGCGAGTGGATCCTCGAGAACTTTCCCTCGCTGTTCTACGTGGAGACCGGGCCTCCGGGCATGGATCGCTTCTCCGCTCTCTTCCGCGGGATGTACCAGAACGATTCCAGGGTCGGAGACGGCCCTGCCCTGCCGCTGGTTGACGACTCGGTTGCTCCGCTCGTGCTCGAGGACTGGGTCGAGGAAAACGTGAGGACGGGCCACGGCCCACTCGGGGCAGGCTACCCGGTCACCGCTCAGAACCCGGGCACGCCGCGCAACGGTCGGGGTGTGAAGGAAGGGGACACGCCCTCGTGGTTCTACTTTCTGCCCAACGGTCTCTCCGATCCCGAGCACCCGACCTACGGCGGCTGGGGCGGTCGTTTCCAGCACCGGGTCGGCGGGCGTTTCGTGGACGCCGAGGACGCGCATCCCTCAGGGACAACCGATGTAGCGGTGCGTCGCAAATGGACGGTGGCACGCTGGCGGCAGGCCTACCAGAACGACTTCGCCGCACGGATGGATCGCGCGGTCCGGCCTGTCGACGAAGTGAATCACAACCCGGTCGGCGTAATCGACGCCGACTCGTCGCGCCGAGTGATCGTACGCTCGGTCGCCCCCGGCGGGGAGGTGACGCTCCGCGCAGGCGGTTCGTACGATCCGGATGGGGATCCGCTGGATTTCCGCTGGTGGGTCTATCCCGACCCCTCGGACTACGAGGGCTCGGTGGAGCTCGTGGGTGCCGAGGAGGCGGAGGTGGTAGTGCGAGTGCCTGAGGACGCAGCGGGATCCGAGGTTCACGTGATTCTGGAAGTTGCGGATCGCGGGGAACCCGGGCTGACGGGGTATCGGAGGGTGGTGTTGGAAGTGGGCGAGGCAGAAGGGAGAAGCTAG
- a CDS encoding Gfo/Idh/MocA family oxidoreductase has product MTPLPTDRVTRRSFVAAAAASVATAVSPLSASSYARILGANDRLRLALIGAGGRGRYVMELLQGSDVEVVALCDVFASALEEARARVNGPAPRLLDDYRAVLDAPDVDAVVIATPDHWHAPMTVDACRAGKDVYLEKPLAHTIEEGRLIVQAVRESGRIVQVGLQQRSGAHYQEAKERYFDTGRIGRLGYVRTWWHGQNPRELDPALERRPEGLDWERFVGPAPPRPFDPRQFYHWRNYADFGEGQVGDLFTHWVDVAQWFTGDGLLEEASAIGGIYHFRDGRDWPDTVSVLVKYPTGWTCSFEASLAPGARGYGVEFMGTEGTLYIDRNRYRFTPNSGEVETGGLDHDITRDHARNFVTCVRDRRQPNAPVLSSHRSTLISHLANLAYLQGEAARPDLEAERALAADSTGA; this is encoded by the coding sequence ATGACGCCTCTCCCCACCGACCGCGTGACCCGGCGGAGCTTCGTCGCCGCGGCAGCGGCCTCCGTCGCTACAGCGGTCTCCCCGCTCTCAGCGTCGAGCTACGCGCGCATTCTCGGCGCCAACGATCGGCTGCGCCTGGCCCTCATCGGCGCGGGCGGGCGTGGACGCTACGTGATGGAACTCCTGCAGGGGTCCGACGTCGAGGTCGTGGCGCTCTGCGACGTCTTCGCCTCTGCCCTGGAGGAGGCAAGAGCGCGGGTGAACGGGCCCGCTCCACGACTCCTGGATGACTACCGCGCGGTCCTGGATGCGCCGGACGTGGACGCGGTGGTGATCGCCACGCCCGATCACTGGCACGCGCCGATGACCGTGGACGCCTGCCGCGCGGGTAAGGACGTGTATCTCGAGAAGCCGCTCGCACACACCATCGAGGAGGGACGGTTGATCGTCCAGGCGGTCCGGGAATCCGGGCGGATCGTGCAGGTCGGCCTGCAACAGCGGAGCGGTGCCCACTACCAGGAGGCGAAGGAGCGCTACTTCGACACCGGGCGCATCGGGAGGCTGGGATACGTGCGCACGTGGTGGCACGGACAGAATCCGCGGGAGCTCGACCCGGCGCTGGAGAGACGCCCGGAGGGTCTGGACTGGGAACGCTTCGTCGGTCCCGCCCCGCCGCGGCCCTTCGACCCTCGTCAGTTCTACCACTGGCGCAACTACGCCGACTTCGGCGAGGGGCAGGTGGGCGACCTGTTCACGCACTGGGTCGATGTCGCGCAGTGGTTCACGGGCGATGGGTTGCTGGAGGAGGCGTCGGCGATCGGCGGCATCTACCATTTCCGCGATGGGCGGGACTGGCCTGACACGGTGAGCGTGCTGGTGAAGTATCCCACCGGGTGGACCTGCTCCTTCGAGGCTTCTCTGGCTCCGGGGGCGCGCGGGTACGGGGTCGAGTTCATGGGCACCGAGGGGACCCTCTACATCGACCGCAACCGCTATCGCTTCACGCCGAATTCGGGGGAGGTGGAGACCGGCGGCCTGGATCACGACATCACCCGCGACCACGCACGGAACTTCGTGACCTGCGTGCGCGACCGACGGCAACCGAACGCGCCCGTGCTCTCCTCCCATCGCTCCACCCTCATCTCGCACCTGGCCAATCTGGCCTATCTGCAGGGGGAGGCCGCTCGGCCCGATCTGGAAGCCGAGCGCGCGCTCGCGGCCGATTCCACCGGAGCATGA
- a CDS encoding DUF1553 domain-containing protein: MIGESIRRRLPARLREAPPAVRFGAVAGLALVTVVAVAGLRGGERVDFNSDVRPILNGKCIACHGGVKRSGGFGVLFREDALAIGESGRPGIVPRDADASELIRRITHPDPTERMPHDADPLSDEEIDILRRWIDQGAEWGEHWAYQPPVLPTVPEVKDESWPASDIDRFVLARLEAEGLEPSPRAPCETLLRRVSIDLVGLPPTVEEAEAFCADPSPAAYEKVVDRLLASPRYGENWASMWLDLARYADTKGYEKDQHRDIWPYRDWVIRALNEDMPFDRFTIEQLAGDLLPKATDDQLLATAFHRNTMTNDEDGTDDEEFRVAAVLDRVNTTMEVWQGTTIACVQCHSHPYDPIRHEEYYELFALFNNTLDGDRKNDGPRMPIYEKEGRRQVAEILSRIQALGVETAPAESALARRVEKVLHPLGWMPAADFDTSSAVMSTGDFVSPLENGGWVRYSNVDLDGVAVIGLGFSGKEGEVELRLDAPDGPLLGRAALAEGRVWRSPGGLSLEPTLLVPIQATPGRHDLVLVLLSDQVGGFRITSLSRYPAGMVEGEGSEELEHLVSDLLAVPPEAEVPVLRERPPDRRRITQLFDRGNWLVRTDTVQPGIPAALAGDVEADPVDRLEFARWLVSKENPLTARVIVNRIWARLFGTGIVPTLSDFGTQGDPPSHPALLDYLALRFRDEHDWSLKALVRDVVLSSTYQQSSRVTPESLEADPENRLLGRGPRVRLSAEQVRDQALAVAGLLSDRMYGPGVMPPQPPGLWSSPYNDRQWVTSPGEDRYRRAVYTYWKRTAPYPSLMAFDAPSREVCVSLRIQTNTPLQALVTLNDPVYVEAAQALARRMSAEGGSLEEQIRRGYRLALLRDPDAASLSELVDAYHDAAEAYRADRELLDSAVEPYRPYDKPPEDADGYVSAVAEGDESTEHPLFAEPPSDSLHTAALTTVASVIMNLDAFLTRE; encoded by the coding sequence ATGATCGGTGAGTCCATCCGGAGGCGCCTGCCAGCCCGGCTGAGGGAAGCGCCGCCTGCCGTTCGCTTCGGCGCGGTGGCGGGGCTCGCGCTGGTGACCGTGGTCGCGGTCGCCGGCCTTCGCGGGGGCGAGCGCGTCGACTTCAACAGCGACGTCCGGCCGATCCTGAACGGCAAGTGCATCGCCTGCCACGGCGGGGTGAAGCGCTCCGGCGGTTTCGGCGTGCTCTTCCGCGAGGACGCGCTGGCGATCGGTGAGTCGGGACGCCCTGGAATCGTCCCCAGGGACGCGGACGCAAGCGAGCTGATCCGGCGGATCACCCATCCGGACCCGACCGAGCGGATGCCGCACGATGCGGATCCGCTCAGCGACGAAGAGATCGACATCCTGCGGCGGTGGATCGATCAGGGAGCGGAATGGGGAGAGCACTGGGCCTACCAGCCGCCGGTCTTGCCGACGGTGCCGGAGGTAAAAGACGAATCCTGGCCCGCGTCGGACATCGACCGCTTTGTGCTGGCCCGGCTCGAAGCCGAGGGGCTGGAGCCATCCCCCCGTGCCCCCTGTGAGACGCTCCTCCGCCGCGTCTCAATCGACCTGGTCGGCCTGCCCCCGACCGTCGAGGAAGCCGAGGCGTTCTGCGCCGATCCCTCGCCGGCGGCTTACGAGAAGGTCGTCGACCGCCTGCTCGCCTCCCCCCGTTATGGCGAGAACTGGGCGTCGATGTGGCTCGACCTGGCACGATACGCCGACACCAAGGGCTACGAGAAGGACCAGCACCGCGACATCTGGCCGTACCGTGACTGGGTGATCCGGGCGCTGAACGAGGACATGCCCTTCGACCGGTTCACCATCGAGCAGCTTGCCGGGGACCTGCTGCCGAAGGCCACGGACGATCAACTCCTGGCCACCGCCTTCCACCGCAACACCATGACGAACGACGAGGACGGCACGGACGACGAGGAGTTCCGCGTCGCCGCCGTCCTCGATCGCGTCAACACCACCATGGAGGTCTGGCAGGGCACCACCATCGCGTGTGTCCAGTGCCACAGCCATCCCTACGATCCGATACGTCACGAGGAGTACTACGAGCTCTTCGCCCTCTTCAACAATACCCTCGACGGCGATCGAAAGAACGACGGCCCCCGGATGCCCATCTACGAAAAGGAAGGGCGCCGACAGGTGGCCGAGATCCTCTCGCGGATCCAGGCACTCGGGGTGGAGACCGCTCCCGCGGAGAGCGCGCTCGCGCGCAGGGTCGAGAAGGTGCTCCACCCGCTCGGCTGGATGCCGGCGGCGGATTTCGACACATCTAGCGCGGTGATGAGCACCGGGGACTTCGTCTCTCCGCTGGAGAATGGCGGCTGGGTACGATATTCCAACGTCGATCTGGATGGGGTGGCGGTGATCGGGCTGGGGTTCAGCGGGAAGGAAGGGGAGGTGGAGCTGCGCCTCGATGCCCCGGATGGCCCGCTGCTGGGGCGTGCCGCGCTGGCCGAGGGGAGGGTGTGGCGCTCCCCGGGCGGCCTGTCGCTCGAGCCCACGCTTTTGGTGCCCATCCAGGCGACACCAGGGCGGCACGACCTGGTGCTCGTGCTCCTCTCCGACCAGGTCGGCGGGTTCCGGATCACCTCGCTCTCCCGTTACCCGGCCGGAATGGTCGAAGGGGAGGGGAGTGAGGAGCTCGAGCACCTGGTGAGCGACCTGCTGGCCGTGCCGCCTGAGGCCGAGGTGCCGGTCCTGCGCGAGCGTCCGCCCGATCGTCGCCGGATCACCCAACTCTTCGACCGGGGCAACTGGTTGGTACGCACCGACACGGTGCAGCCGGGGATACCCGCGGCGTTGGCGGGTGACGTGGAGGCTGATCCCGTCGACCGCCTGGAATTCGCGCGCTGGCTGGTGAGCAAAGAGAACCCGCTCACGGCTCGGGTGATCGTCAACCGTATCTGGGCGCGGCTGTTCGGCACCGGCATCGTGCCGACGCTGAGCGACTTCGGGACCCAGGGGGACCCGCCGTCCCACCCGGCGCTGCTCGACTACCTGGCGCTCCGCTTCCGGGACGAGCACGACTGGAGCCTCAAGGCGCTAGTGCGCGACGTCGTCCTGTCGTCCACCTATCAGCAGTCCTCGCGTGTCACCCCGGAGTCGCTCGAGGCCGATCCCGAGAACCGGCTGCTCGGGCGCGGGCCGCGGGTCCGCCTCTCCGCTGAGCAGGTGCGCGACCAGGCGCTGGCTGTCGCGGGGCTGCTGAGCGATCGGATGTACGGGCCGGGGGTGATGCCGCCGCAGCCGCCGGGCCTCTGGAGCTCCCCCTACAACGACCGCCAGTGGGTGACCTCTCCCGGAGAGGATCGATACCGGCGCGCCGTCTATACGTACTGGAAGCGAACCGCCCCCTATCCGTCTTTGATGGCCTTCGACGCGCCCAGCCGCGAAGTCTGTGTGTCGCTGCGCATCCAGACCAACACCCCGCTCCAGGCGTTGGTCACGCTGAACGACCCCGTGTACGTGGAGGCGGCGCAGGCGCTGGCGCGGCGCATGTCGGCCGAAGGTGGCTCGCTGGAAGAGCAGATCCGCCGCGGCTACCGCCTCGCCCTGCTACGCGATCCCGACGCCGCTTCGCTGTCCGAGTTGGTCGACGCCTATCACGACGCGGCCGAGGCGTATCGCGCCGACCGGGAGCTACTGGATTCCGCGGTTGAGCCGTACCGCCCCTACGACAAACCCCCGGAGGACGCCGACGGCTACGTGAGTGCGGTCGCCGAAGGCGACGAGAGCACGGAGCATCCGCTGTTCGCCGAGCCGCCATCCGATTCGCTGCACACCGCCGCACTCACCACCGTCGCGTCGGTGATCATGAACCTGGACGCTTTTCTGACGAGGGAGTGA
- a CDS encoding DUF2214 family protein, which produces MLLRWWLAAFHLLALGIGLGAVAARSRALRAPMEESRLRSAFLADSLWGLAGFLWIATGLWRAFGGVEKGTAYYLASTAFWIKMGLLAVLLILEIVAVGTLMRWRREHAQGRVPNLEAAPLLARISAVQVVIVVAMVFAATAMARGIGS; this is translated from the coding sequence ATGCTTCTTCGGTGGTGGCTGGCGGCATTCCATCTCCTTGCGCTCGGCATCGGCTTGGGTGCGGTGGCTGCCCGGTCTCGCGCCCTCCGGGCGCCGATGGAAGAGTCCCGGCTCCGCAGCGCCTTCCTCGCGGATTCCCTCTGGGGCCTTGCGGGCTTCCTATGGATCGCTACCGGCCTGTGGCGCGCCTTCGGGGGCGTGGAGAAGGGTACCGCCTACTACCTGGCCAGCACCGCCTTCTGGATCAAGATGGGGCTGCTGGCGGTGTTGCTCATTCTGGAGATCGTGGCCGTGGGCACCCTCATGCGCTGGCGCCGGGAGCACGCGCAGGGCAGGGTGCCGAATCTCGAGGCCGCGCCTTTGCTCGCCCGCATCAGCGCGGTGCAGGTGGTGATCGTGGTGGCGATGGTCTTCGCCGCGACGGCAATGGCCCGGGGGATCGGCTCCTGA
- a CDS encoding class I SAM-dependent methyltransferase — MSRFGPDPRAFFDGVYREVAPWDIGGPQPDMVELLAALPPSSPVLDVGCGSGDLAIHIAKSGVAVLGIDFVEAAIELARAKAAALTPEVAARLEFRVADAFRLRDLQREFGAVVDSGFLHLLTPEEGDRFLEEAARVLRSGGRYYLQEFATEFDVPNTPRAISEQEVRERFTPVRGWRILAVRPGEFQSRIAPVPAIVACAERLPAASD; from the coding sequence ATGAGCCGGTTCGGCCCCGATCCGCGCGCCTTCTTCGACGGCGTCTACCGGGAGGTGGCGCCCTGGGATATCGGGGGGCCGCAACCGGATATGGTCGAGCTGTTGGCCGCCCTTCCGCCCAGCAGCCCGGTGCTGGACGTGGGGTGTGGATCGGGCGACCTTGCCATCCATATCGCGAAGTCCGGTGTGGCCGTGCTCGGTATCGACTTCGTAGAGGCCGCGATCGAGCTGGCGCGGGCCAAGGCCGCCGCCCTCACTCCGGAGGTGGCGGCCCGGTTGGAGTTCCGGGTGGCCGATGCCTTCCGATTGCGGGATCTACAGCGGGAGTTCGGTGCCGTCGTGGATTCGGGCTTTCTCCACCTCCTCACTCCCGAAGAGGGAGACCGGTTCCTGGAGGAGGCCGCCCGAGTCCTCCGCTCCGGCGGGCGCTACTACCTTCAGGAGTTTGCCACGGAGTTCGACGTCCCGAACACCCCGCGGGCCATCTCCGAGCAGGAGGTGAGGGAGCGCTTCACGCCGGTCCGGGGGTGGCGCATTCTCGCCGTGCGACCGGGGGAGTTCCAGAGCCGGATCGCGCCGGTTCCGGCGATCGTGGCCTGCGCGGAGCGACTGCCCGCGGCGAGCGACTGA
- a CDS encoding META domain-containing protein gives MTRHLLLPALAGLLACASNPGQDDPCVMATPSTEGWTSYDEGAFTLQLPPDYERGDVQGIDSQVGRWEAPGKQVSYDFGAYSNPLEPDGLNAFPDLVVCQESDGQGSPRIIRYSPAEGGYAVAAHWPNVQERGGRSLSLTIEGVVGQAEDQAELIAIFRSVRIGNSAGDTARGEGDSLPGGDPGAVSRAPVDGGAPPATGYRAGGNEPFWTLTFAESAMAFSDIGIEDSVHAPRPEPEPLSNGWRFSATANGQPFVVEIENRRCNDSMSGRPFPHSVTVAVLGRDYSGCGGDTASLLTGGEWVVEDLEGEETSGDRRPTLQFSSEGAVTGTGGCNRFRASYEMTGEGLRIGPAAATRMACLDEAANAQETRFFALLEQVTRFDIAEDGRLVLLALDRPIIAARR, from the coding sequence ATGACTCGCCACCTCTTGCTGCCGGCGCTCGCGGGACTGCTCGCCTGCGCCTCGAATCCGGGACAGGACGATCCCTGCGTAATGGCCACTCCCTCCACCGAGGGCTGGACCTCGTACGACGAGGGGGCGTTCACCCTCCAGCTACCGCCGGACTACGAGCGGGGTGACGTGCAGGGCATCGATTCCCAGGTGGGGCGCTGGGAGGCGCCGGGGAAGCAGGTGAGCTATGACTTCGGCGCGTATTCGAATCCTCTGGAGCCCGACGGCCTGAATGCGTTCCCCGACCTCGTGGTCTGCCAGGAGAGCGACGGCCAGGGCTCGCCGCGCATCATTCGCTATTCGCCTGCCGAGGGTGGATATGCCGTCGCCGCCCACTGGCCGAACGTGCAGGAGCGTGGCGGTCGGAGCCTGTCTCTGACCATCGAAGGGGTGGTGGGGCAGGCGGAAGACCAGGCGGAGCTGATCGCCATCTTCCGCTCGGTTCGCATCGGCAACTCGGCAGGGGACACGGCGCGGGGAGAGGGTGATTCGCTGCCCGGTGGAGACCCGGGGGCAGTATCGCGCGCTCCGGTTGACGGCGGAGCCCCACCCGCGACCGGCTATCGGGCGGGCGGCAACGAACCCTTCTGGACGCTGACCTTCGCGGAGTCCGCGATGGCGTTCTCCGACATCGGCATCGAAGATTCGGTGCACGCGCCCCGTCCGGAGCCCGAGCCCCTGTCCAACGGCTGGAGGTTCTCCGCCACAGCAAACGGACAGCCCTTCGTGGTCGAGATCGAGAACCGGCGCTGCAACGATTCGATGAGCGGCCGCCCCTTCCCGCACTCGGTCACCGTGGCCGTCCTGGGACGCGACTACAGCGGGTGCGGGGGTGATACGGCTTCGCTCCTGACCGGCGGCGAGTGGGTGGTGGAGGATCTCGAAGGCGAGGAGACCTCCGGGGATCGGCGGCCGACTTTGCAGTTCTCTTCCGAGGGGGCGGTGACCGGCACCGGGGGCTGCAACCGTTTCCGGGCGAGCTACGAGATGACCGGGGAAGGGCTGCGAATCGGTCCGGCCGCGGCGACCCGTATGGCGTGTCTTGACGAGGCCGCGAACGCGCAGGAGACACGCTTCTTCGCGCTGCTCGAGCAGGTGACCCGCTTCGATATCGCCGAGGACGGCAGGCTGGTGCTGCTTGCCCTCGATCGACCCATCATCGCGGCCCGGCGCTGA
- a CDS encoding phosphotransferase, giving the protein MTPAELRARTKRAVQAAVAAARELGLDVGEPVVLHDVFSVVVHLAPLPVVVRVPVVLPQPLRGAALVARQQREIDVVRWLARRGVAVVAPSSLVPANPIQRDGYSMTFWELAEASEEHVPYGPGDSGRVVKLHAVLRDYPAEGLAFLSPVNAVVPALLESLAATPELISASDLDRARREWEVLEPVLGSREGFEALFPETPVQAVHGDAPSYNIILTRSGPRFADFEDVTCGPVEWDLAGGIPEDVENYNREARRLGLRPLDPAVLRVMTTARMLQLVAAFALVPELPVLAEGLRPALEAWRAMPLAGGIG; this is encoded by the coding sequence ATGACACCGGCGGAGCTCCGGGCGCGTACCAAGCGCGCCGTGCAGGCAGCGGTCGCGGCGGCCCGGGAGCTGGGGCTCGACGTCGGAGAGCCAGTCGTGCTGCACGATGTGTTCTCCGTCGTCGTACACCTCGCTCCGCTGCCCGTGGTGGTGCGGGTGCCGGTGGTGCTTCCGCAGCCGCTTCGCGGCGCTGCCCTGGTCGCGCGTCAGCAGCGGGAGATCGACGTTGTCAGGTGGCTCGCCCGCCGTGGGGTCGCGGTCGTCGCCCCCAGTTCGCTCGTGCCCGCGAACCCGATCCAGCGCGACGGCTATTCGATGACCTTCTGGGAGCTCGCGGAGGCCTCCGAGGAGCACGTTCCCTACGGACCTGGCGACAGCGGGCGGGTGGTGAAGCTGCACGCCGTCCTGCGCGACTATCCCGCCGAAGGGCTAGCCTTCCTGTCGCCGGTGAACGCCGTGGTCCCCGCGCTACTCGAGTCCCTCGCCGCCACCCCCGAGCTGATCTCCGCCAGCGACCTGGACCGTGCCCGTCGCGAGTGGGAGGTGCTCGAGCCGGTGCTCGGATCGCGTGAGGGTTTCGAGGCGCTGTTCCCGGAGACGCCGGTGCAGGCTGTCCATGGCGATGCGCCCTCGTACAACATCATCCTGACCCGCTCGGGACCGCGCTTCGCCGATTTCGAGGACGTGACGTGCGGACCGGTGGAGTGGGATCTCGCGGGCGGCATCCCTGAGGATGTCGAGAATTACAACCGCGAAGCTCGACGCCTTGGGCTTCGGCCACTCGATCCCGCCGTCTTGCGGGTGATGACGACCGCGAGGATGCTCCAGCTGGTGGCGGCGTTTGCCCTGGTGCCCGAGCTGCCTGTGCTCGCCGAGGGGCTTCGACCGGCGCTGGAGGCATGGCGGGCGATGCCTTTGGCCGGAGGGATCGGCTGA
- a CDS encoding DUF4893 domain-containing protein, with protein MTVRKTDTRARSALVHLTSPGWLLAGLLFAACAVSAPPDDPREQGGEPEVEDARGWSAVITEEDRERLNRLPEAWTTALAQAREAGFGDELSDLGELVNPNTVLPDPAPPPGSYRCRTIKLGTQSDLLAFVSYGWFGCRVTQSGDTLRLEKVSGSQRQQGTLYPNDDRRLMFLGTVTMGSGEGPGPAYGTDPERDVVGVMERFAPERWRLVQPWPHFESVLDLLELVPVSTGAAGEG; from the coding sequence GTGACTGTCCGCAAGACCGACACCCGCGCTCGCTCAGCCCTCGTTCACCTGACATCCCCGGGCTGGCTCCTGGCCGGTCTCCTGTTCGCTGCATGCGCTGTATCGGCGCCGCCCGACGACCCCCGGGAACAGGGCGGCGAGCCGGAGGTGGAGGATGCCCGCGGCTGGAGCGCCGTGATCACCGAGGAGGATCGGGAGCGGTTGAACCGCCTTCCCGAAGCCTGGACCACCGCGCTCGCGCAGGCGCGCGAAGCCGGATTCGGCGACGAGCTCTCGGATCTCGGCGAGCTGGTCAACCCGAACACCGTCCTACCGGATCCCGCGCCCCCGCCGGGCAGCTACCGCTGCCGGACCATCAAGCTCGGCACCCAGAGCGACCTCCTCGCTTTCGTCTCGTACGGCTGGTTCGGATGCCGGGTCACACAATCGGGAGACACGCTGCGGCTGGAGAAAGTGAGCGGGAGCCAGCGGCAGCAGGGCACCCTCTACCCGAACGACGACCGTCGCCTGATGTTCCTCGGCACGGTGACGATGGGATCCGGCGAGGGTCCGGGACCGGCCTACGGCACCGATCCAGAGCGAGACGTGGTGGGGGTGATGGAGCGGTTCGCCCCGGAACGCTGGCGACTGGTCCAGCCGTGGCCGCATTTCGAGAGCGTGCTCGACCTGCTGGAGCTGGTACCGGTCAGCACAGGAGCAGCCGGTGAGGGGTGA